The genomic window TTGAAATGTTGTGATTTCACTATATTCCTTTTTTTAGAAGTTAAGATTTTTTGATATCCCACTTTGAAAATTAAACACGAACAAATCTTGCAACTCCTGAACAGTTTTCTAAAATGCGATCAATTTATTAAAAGTTTAACATTTCTGAAAAAACAAACAAATTACGAAAAAATGTGAACCTTTCTTAAAATTTCCAAATATTTCCAGAGATCACGAACAGATTTTAAGTTCTGAACAAAAATGGAAAACATGACCATTTTATACGTTCGgaacaaaaaagtaaaaaaaaacatttTTAATACAAACAAAATTTGTATTGTATGGGTTTTTGGAAatgcgaacaaaatttgaaacatggGAACATTTATTGAAATTGCAAGCAAAACGATGAAACCGCGAACATTAttttaaacatgaacatttttctgaattgGTGAACAAATCTTAAAAAAAAATCTTTTTTGAAATTCCGAACATATTTTGAaaaccacgaacattttttgaaactccgaACATTGTTTGAATCTGTGAACAAAATTagtaaaacaggaacattttttttttgaaattcagaaCAAAAATTttgaaaccatgaacattttttggatttgtgaacaaattttgaaaaagcgaacattttttgaatgtgtgaagaaaatttgaaaaagaggaacaaattttgaaaaagggaacattttttgaatttgtgaacaaaatttgaaaaacaggaacattttttgaaatttgaaaaaaattgaaaccatgaacatttttcgaatttatgaacaaattttaaaaaccagggacattttttgaaaatctgAATAATATTTGATAtttccaaaaaaattgaaaaagaaaaataaacttgaaaagaaaaaaaggaaaacaaaaaatgaaaaaaaggaaaaagaaagaaacagaaaaaagaaaagaaaaaacgaaaataagagaaatagaaaaaataaaaacgGAAAATAAATTGAAAAAGAAAAAGCCGGTTCAGGAACCTTCAAGAAGATTCCAAAACCCGGAAAAACCTGTCTGGAaaactctagaaggttcccaaaaccagaaacGCTGCAAACacgttaaatgggccggcccatggcatcgcTCGATCGTCAGGTTTGTGCGAAACGGGGACACTTTGACCTAACGGGCGTCCAATAGAAAATTCCCGACATCTGCTCAGGGCCGTCCAATGGCCTGTGCAAGTTGTGCACTCAGACATGGCCATTTGAGAGGCCCGTATTGGGCCTAGTTTTACTTTTCAATAGACTATTTTATTTGTTTGCAAGGCTTTGGCCTGCCAACATGGTCCGATAGCCCGATTCTCTTCCAAACGAACTCCCTTATATCTTCTGATCAGGGCCTCATGAATCTTTTTTTCTTGAATGCAGTACGGACGtaaacgctcatatacacgcgcatacactcacctttatgaacgcacacacgcacatcctaccctTATGAGCATCTCCGAATGGCTGAACCGGcatatcatcttaaaatttacgaagtcaccgtaagcacctcgtcgtcgatgggaacgtctcctcccactgaatatgCATCGcaggaaatcctaaaataaatccaaaaataaatGTGAACATCaaagacttgaaccctggtgggccaAGAATAAACGGTCCACCAAAACATCTTTACGTATGTCATTTAAGATAGCCAAGTCCGGTTTGGACTCAAAAAGCAAGTACGATTAGGTCTACGTGATCCATGGGTTAGGCTGTCTTGTGCATATATATACACGAGGCTATGCAATACTGTGCCATGTGGAATTGGGTGAAGAAATAAACAAAAAGAGTGTGCACCTTATGGGCCTTGGCTAAAACCTTGTACTGTCAAAAGTGCTATTGTATTATGCGACGGAGAAAGTAGTATGTAGTTAAATGGCATATTCCTTTCCGCCAAGTAGCACGGGAACTTTGGAAACTTTGGTTGGCCAGGCAGGCGTTCGTACTCCCGCAGATGTCCGGCAAGTTTGCTTCTAATTTACGGGAATTCAAACTTGCACACATGGCATCAATGGTAGGGCGCGTCTTCAGCCACGGAACGACCATCCATAATTTTGTTGTACCTCATATCCATACACGTTAAAACTAAACTTACGTAGATCAACAAACTAGCAATAAACAGACTTAAATCGGTCATAATTTACATTAAAGCGGTCATGCATCGGAGAACCAAGGTAACAAGTTTTCATGGGCTGGAGGGATGGAGAAAATCACCATTTCGTTGCGGTCGCTGGTGCTACTTTGGCCCTCCATGTAGGCGTTGGCAACTGGAGGGTCGTCAGCGTTGGAGCTGAATCTGTCGCTGAAGTCCGAGGCGTCGTCCGACGAGATCTGCCTGACCAGCCCCCAGAGAAAGCACTCCTGCTCCTGGGACATGCCGTTCTGCCTTCGCCTTGGCCGCTGCCTACGTCGCTGCCTCGCACTCCGACAGCTTGATGGGAAGCTAGAGCGCTTTGGCATTCTTGCGCCGGAGCCGCCGCGCATTCGTCTCTGCCATCATCAGGGAGCGGCGGAGGACCGACGTGAGGAGTGCGTCCTAGGGATTCACCGATGTGCGATCTTGCCCGGTGCCTCGACAATGCCTCCGCCTTTCCCTCGCCCATTACCGCTCGCGGCTAGTGGCTTGAGCCTCCGACTCGGGCGTCCTTATCTGCGTCGGCGCCGACAAGGGCACGAGCACCTAGTGGTGGTCGTGGACGCCCTCCGGATTGGCAGAGAAGAGGTGGTGGGGTTGCGTACTTGCAGTCGCCCGCACTCGTCATCAGGCAACGGGGCCGGCGCGTCGAAACGTGAGCTTCCGTTGCTGCCACCTGATCTAGCCACGACCAACGAAGTGCGATGCGGAGGGCGAGCTCCTCCTACGTCATCAGGCTCCACTTCCCGCAACAGGCTCTCCCAGTTGGAGTCATCGTCGGAGCCTGCGCTGTTGCCGTCGCTCGCCAAAAATCGAATTGCAAGTGTCAGGGTCTAATCTGTGCTAATCACTCGATCACACAAGGAAAGACTCCGTGGTTTTTGCGTCGCGTTCAACTGTGCGACTTTTCTCGTTTTTACTGCATCTATTTATTGGGTACAAAGGGAAACGGAGTGGCCGGTAGTTTCCTACCTCTACGCCACGACCCTGACTGCTCGTTCCATCCCATGAGTTCGCGTCGTGCTAAACCACCCCAGCTAATCGCATGGGCTAATGTGACGTGGTCACATCGTGCTACATGCCCATGCAGCCTACATGCAAGGCACGCACAAGTCGCGGCTCTTAACCAACAAACTAAGCTGGAAACAGACTAACTACTGCAAATTTATTCTTAGCGACTAGATTAGCTAACAAAGAGATGGAGATAATGGAGTGGACATCGGTTTACGGTTAGTCCTGATTTGGTATATATGTGGGGTCCATGCAGATCATTGTGGACCGTGCTGACATGGCGAACGAGCTCGGGCCTCTCCATATCCATCCGAGCTGACTATGAGGAGTGTCGGTCAGCCCGGGCATTTGGGGTCGGTTGAGGAGCCCGGCTGGGTCGGCTCTTTTTTGACTCGTCGATGACCGGTCCGTCGGGCTGTAATGCTCTAAGTGAAGGCTGGACTGTTCAAGCCAGTGTTAAGTTTTAAGAACAGAAAAACAGAGTCCACTTGCACTCACTTGTAATTAGCATCAATACTGTGGCTGACAACACAAGCAAAACATGCGCATTGCATACCATAGTTTAGAGCAGCAAACATGAGCATTGCATAACAAACAGGAGCATGGCATAACAACATAGCTGCTATTTATGCTGTAGCATGCACACTATACCTGGCCCCAGATTGCTGCATGTAATTCAAACACCGACCAATATTGAACAAGCCACTCTAGCCAACAGCGCAGGCAAAATAAGCGCATGGCTCAGAAGAGTTCAGAAGCAGCAACTACACTGGAGTAAGCCAACATAGCTGCTAATTATCCAAGAGATGTAGCATTGCATGGAATTCAAGAACCAGTCAATATAGCTAACTTACACACATAAGTAGAATCTCTACATCcgaagatgcacacaaccaaactACTATAAAGTTCATCAGCGTTTACTTGCAGCCTCCAAGCTGAACATAAAACACTGAACAAGGCATGAAGAGAGGACATAAATCTCATTCATGTAGCACACAACCTATCAATAAATAAGCTGAGACCCATGAGTGGCGAAGAACTCCCTGACTACGATCTCGACCTCCATTCCATGTAATTCGCATCACATACTGCCAGTTAAGCACATGCTGCCACGAGATATCTTATCGATACTGACGGAGAAGCAAGCAGCGGTGGGCTGGTCAGAAGGAGCATTTGGCACAACGAATGAGCAGCTGCCATCCTCCGTTGGTAAGCCGTTGGAGAGATTGGTGCTTCTGATGTGGAAATCTGAATACTGCTTCCAAGGCATGGCGTCACTGTGGAAACCAGCTTGACATTTGAACTTGCGCTCCGCTGCCACGGCATGAGGATCTATGCACAAGGTGGAGGTGGCATTGCCGAAAGGCGGCAACGGCGTGAATTTCACCAGGAACAGGGGACCAACCTCTTGTGTGTGGAGAACATGCATTCCTTCCTGAATCTGCAGTTTGAAACGCCGGCCGTACTCAAACTCAGTTGACGGCCAGTCATGGTCATCGATGAGATGGCAGAGGAGCTCCATGGTTGAGCCGGCAAAGTCACAACCGGCTTCAGGGCAGAAGCACGGCGCATGCGGGCACAACTTCTCGTGGTCCTTGAGCTCGTGGTAATGCGTCTTGACGGTGCAACCGTACTTGGTGTTGGAGCAGGCGGCCTGGACGGACTCGAGGATCTGCTCGACCACAATGCATCGGTTATAGCCACCGGTGATGGAGCACACATAGCACTTGTCCTTGTTCAGGAGCATACCATGGCAGGCCGCACAAATCGCATGTCCGATTGCGCACTGTGTACAACAAATCAAGAAAATGTGCAAGAATTGTGAGAAACATACAACGCCTACTCATGCTAAAAACATTTTCAGATAAGCCTAGTTTACCACAAGTTTCCCCAAT from Triticum aestivum cultivar Chinese Spring chromosome 3B, IWGSC CS RefSeq v2.1, whole genome shotgun sequence includes these protein-coding regions:
- the LOC123067213 gene encoding putative E3 ubiquitin-protein ligase SINA-like 6 translates to MRIQNEAPPSGGRLAPIASYPEAAEHQQTCAIGHAICAACHGMLLNKDKCYVCSITGGYNRCIVVEQILESVQAACSNTKYGCTVKTHYHELKDHEKLCPHAPCFCPEAGCDFAGSTMELLCHLIDDHDWPSTEFEYGRRFKLQIQEGMHVLHTQEVGPLFLVKFTPLPPFGNATSTLCIDPHAVAAERKFKCQAGFHSDAMPWKQYSDFHIRSTNLSNGLPTEDGSCSFVVPNAPSDQPTAACFSVSIDKISRGSMCLTGSM